A single region of the Enterobacter cloacae complex sp. R_G8 genome encodes:
- a CDS encoding carbohydrate ABC transporter permease, producing the protein MATNKRILGRIGFYLGLAAFLIITLFPFFVMLMTSFKSAREAISLHPTILPQEWTLQHYIDIFNPLIFPFVDYFRNSMVVSLTSSIVAVFLGTLGAYALSKLRFKGRTTINASFYTVYMFSGILLVVPLFKIITALGIYDTELALIITMVTQTLPTAVFMLRSYFDTIPDEIEEAAMMDGLNRLQIIFRITVPLAISGLVSVFVYCFMVAWNDYLFASIFLSSASNFTLPVGLNTLFSTPDYIWGRMMAASLVTALPVVIMYALSERFIKSGLTAGGVKG; encoded by the coding sequence ATGGCAACAAATAAACGCATACTGGGACGTATTGGCTTTTATCTGGGGCTCGCGGCGTTCCTGATTATCACGCTGTTCCCGTTTTTCGTGATGCTGATGACCTCCTTTAAAAGCGCCAGAGAGGCGATATCGCTGCATCCGACCATTTTGCCGCAGGAATGGACGTTACAGCATTACATCGACATCTTTAACCCGCTGATTTTCCCGTTTGTGGATTACTTCCGTAACAGCATGGTGGTGTCACTGACTTCGTCGATCGTTGCGGTGTTTCTCGGCACGCTGGGGGCTTACGCCTTATCCAAACTGCGTTTTAAAGGGCGCACGACGATCAACGCTAGTTTCTACACCGTCTACATGTTCTCAGGGATTCTACTGGTGGTGCCGCTGTTCAAAATCATCACCGCGCTCGGCATCTATGACACCGAACTGGCGCTGATTATCACCATGGTGACTCAGACGTTACCCACGGCGGTATTTATGCTGCGCAGCTATTTCGACACCATCCCGGACGAAATAGAAGAAGCCGCGATGATGGATGGCCTTAACCGCCTGCAAATCATCTTTCGCATCACCGTTCCGTTGGCGATTTCGGGCCTGGTGTCGGTCTTTGTCTACTGCTTTATGGTGGCGTGGAACGACTATCTGTTTGCCTCCATTTTCCTGTCCAGCGCCAGCAACTTCACCTTGCCGGTAGGGCTGAACACGCTTTTCAGTACGCCAGATTACATCTGGGGCCGCATGATGGCGGCGTCGCTGGTGACGGCACTGCCGGTGGTCATCATGTATGCGCTGTCTGAACGTTTTATTAAAAGTGGTTTGACCGCCGGTGGCGTTAAGGGCTGA
- a CDS encoding carbohydrate ABC transporter permease, with protein sequence MKTLFSGRSDMPFAMLLLAPSLILLGGLVAWPMISNIEISFLRLPLNPRISAVFVGLDNYIRILSDAAFWHSLWMTFWYTTLVVMGSTALGLVVAIFFNREFRLRKTARSLVILSYVTPSISLVFAWKYMFNNGYGIVNYLGVDLLHLYDQAPLWFDNPGSSFVLVVLFAIWRYFPYAFISFLAILQTIDKSLYEAAEMDGANGWQRFRIVTLPAIMPVLATVITLRTIWMFYMFADVYLLTTKVDILGVYLYKTAFAFNDLGKAAAISVVLFVIIFAVILLTRKRVNLNGNK encoded by the coding sequence ATGAAGACGTTGTTTTCTGGTCGTTCAGATATGCCTTTCGCCATGCTGCTGTTGGCCCCCAGCCTGATTTTGCTGGGGGGCCTTGTGGCCTGGCCAATGATTTCCAACATTGAAATCAGTTTCTTACGCTTGCCGCTCAACCCGCGCATTAGCGCGGTGTTTGTTGGGCTGGATAACTACATCCGTATTTTGAGTGATGCAGCGTTCTGGCACTCCCTGTGGATGACCTTCTGGTATACGACACTGGTCGTTATGGGTAGCACAGCGTTGGGATTGGTTGTCGCCATCTTTTTTAACCGGGAGTTTCGGCTGCGTAAAACGGCGCGTTCGCTGGTGATTTTGTCCTACGTCACGCCCTCTATTTCACTGGTGTTTGCCTGGAAGTACATGTTCAACAACGGCTACGGCATTGTGAACTACCTGGGCGTAGACCTGCTGCATCTGTATGACCAGGCGCCGCTATGGTTCGACAACCCCGGCAGCAGCTTTGTGCTGGTGGTGCTGTTCGCCATCTGGCGCTACTTCCCGTATGCGTTTATCTCGTTTCTCGCGATCTTACAAACGATTGATAAATCGTTATACGAAGCCGCAGAAATGGATGGCGCGAATGGCTGGCAACGTTTTCGTATCGTCACGCTGCCCGCGATTATGCCGGTGCTGGCCACGGTCATCACGCTGCGAACCATCTGGATGTTCTACATGTTTGCGGACGTGTATCTGCTGACCACTAAGGTCGATATTTTGGGCGTCTATCTCTACAAAACGGCCTTTGCCTTTAACGATTTGGGTAAAGCTGCGGCTATCTCAGTGGTGCTGTTTGTGATCATTTTCGCCGTCATTCTGCTGACCAGAAAAAGGGTAAACCTCAATGGCAACAAATAA
- a CDS encoding ABC transporter substrate-binding protein → MKMPRIVLISALVSCALLSGCKDDTQSSVTIEFMHSSVEQERQAVITKLIEKFEKENPSITVKQVPVEEDAYNTKVITLARTGALPEVIEVSHDYAKVMDKEQLLDRKAIGEAIKAVGENTFYEGILRVVRTEDGTAWTGVPISAWLSGVWYHKDVLAAAGIKEPHNWQQLLKASQMLNDPAKKHYGIALPTAESVMTEQAFSQFALSGGANVFDAQGNIQIDTPAMSNALAFYKELAKNTMPGSNDVMEIKDAFMNGSAPMAVYSTYILPAVFKEGDPANLGFVVPTEKSSAVYGMVTSLTITTGQTEEETKAAEKFVTWMEQAQNASDWVMMSPGAALPVNKLVVDTESWKNNEVIKAFGQLPYELIAQFPNVQVFGAVGDKNFTRMGDVTGSGIISSMVHNVTVGQQDLNTTLSNSQKRLTDLVSQR, encoded by the coding sequence ATGAAAATGCCGAGAATTGTGCTGATTTCAGCACTGGTTTCGTGCGCCCTGTTATCAGGCTGCAAGGACGACACACAATCTTCTGTGACCATCGAGTTTATGCATTCATCGGTTGAACAGGAGCGCCAGGCCGTCATTACGAAACTGATTGAGAAATTCGAGAAAGAGAATCCGTCCATCACGGTGAAACAGGTACCGGTCGAAGAGGACGCATACAACACCAAGGTGATAACCCTGGCCCGAACCGGCGCTCTGCCGGAAGTGATTGAGGTCAGCCATGACTATGCAAAAGTGATGGATAAGGAGCAGTTACTGGATCGCAAGGCCATTGGCGAAGCCATTAAAGCGGTTGGTGAAAACACCTTCTACGAGGGCATTCTGCGTGTTGTTCGCACGGAAGACGGCACCGCGTGGACGGGTGTGCCAATTAGCGCCTGGCTGTCAGGTGTCTGGTACCACAAAGATGTTCTCGCCGCGGCGGGTATTAAAGAGCCGCATAACTGGCAACAGCTGCTGAAAGCCAGTCAGATGCTCAACGACCCGGCTAAGAAACACTACGGTATTGCGCTTCCTACTGCTGAAAGTGTCATGACCGAGCAGGCGTTCTCCCAGTTTGCGCTCTCAGGTGGAGCCAATGTCTTCGACGCGCAGGGCAACATCCAGATTGATACGCCGGCCATGTCAAACGCACTGGCGTTTTATAAAGAGCTGGCGAAGAACACGATGCCTGGCTCGAACGATGTCATGGAGATCAAAGACGCGTTCATGAACGGTTCCGCGCCAATGGCGGTTTACTCCACCTACATTCTGCCTGCCGTGTTTAAAGAAGGGGATCCTGCCAACCTGGGCTTCGTGGTCCCAACGGAAAAATCGTCTGCCGTTTACGGCATGGTGACGTCGCTGACGATCACGACCGGCCAGACTGAAGAAGAAACCAAAGCCGCCGAAAAATTTGTGACCTGGATGGAGCAGGCTCAAAACGCGTCGGACTGGGTCATGATGTCTCCGGGGGCGGCGTTACCGGTGAACAAACTGGTGGTGGATACCGAGAGCTGGAAAAACAACGAGGTCATCAAAGCCTTTGGTCAACTGCCTTATGAGCTGATCGCACAGTTCCCGAACGTGCAGGTATTTGGGGCCGTGGGCGACAAAAACTTTACCCGCATGGGCGACGTGACAGGTTCCGGCATCATCAGTTCGATGGTGCATAACGTGACGGTAGGTCAGCAAGACCTCAACACCACGTTAAGCAACAGCCAGAAACGCCTGACTGACCTGGTTTCACAACGATAG
- a CDS encoding alpha-amylase family glycosyl hydrolase has translation MGNKVNAKIKSLISLVYGDSFSEMQLESLSEKISSAANVISEKRKSGWDEKDVVLITYADQFYNEGGNALPVFTRFYNKWLSRSFSHVHLLPFYPWSSDDGFSVIDYHDVAPETGTWQDVAELKQYASLMFDFVCNHMSAKSQWFAHYLAQKPGYEDFFISVDPQTDLSAVTRPRALPLLTPFTLDDGSVRYLWTTFSDDQVDLNFASPQVLIAMVDVLLHYLVEGARYIRLDAVGFMWKIPGTRCIHLEQTHRLIQLFRAITDAVAPGTVIITETNVPHNDNVSYFGDGKNEAQMVYQFSLPPLVLHAVHRQDVRALCQWASSLELPSKQTTWFNFLASHDGIGLNPLRGILPESEILSLVETLQQEGALVNWKNNPDGTRSPYEINVTYLDALSYQDCEDSLRIARFILAHAVLLSFPGVPAIYIQSIIGSRNDYNGVERLGYNRAINRKKYCAGEIDGELEDKNGLRNKVYCQLSALIALRRQEKAFHPDSEAFFETSGEHVFKIVRIADNGERITALFNFSNDIQHLPSNSQSGKDLITGININDTTLTLNPWQVMWIKEN, from the coding sequence ATGGGAAATAAAGTGAACGCGAAAATTAAAAGTTTAATTAGTCTTGTTTACGGTGATTCGTTTTCTGAGATGCAACTGGAAAGTTTGTCAGAGAAAATCTCCAGTGCTGCTAACGTTATTAGTGAAAAGCGTAAATCCGGTTGGGATGAAAAAGATGTCGTCCTGATTACCTATGCCGATCAGTTTTACAATGAAGGGGGGAATGCGCTGCCTGTTTTTACCCGTTTTTATAACAAATGGCTTTCTCGTTCATTTTCTCATGTGCATCTTTTACCTTTTTACCCGTGGTCCTCTGATGATGGTTTTTCCGTTATCGATTACCATGACGTTGCGCCTGAAACGGGAACATGGCAAGACGTTGCTGAATTAAAGCAGTATGCCAGTTTAATGTTCGATTTTGTTTGCAACCATATGTCAGCGAAAAGCCAATGGTTCGCTCATTATCTTGCGCAAAAACCGGGCTATGAAGATTTCTTTATTTCCGTGGATCCGCAAACCGATTTATCTGCTGTGACACGGCCTCGCGCATTGCCTCTCCTGACACCTTTTACACTTGATGATGGCAGCGTCCGGTATCTGTGGACGACCTTCAGCGATGACCAGGTTGACCTCAATTTTGCCTCTCCTCAGGTGTTGATCGCGATGGTGGATGTGCTTCTCCATTACCTGGTAGAAGGGGCGCGCTATATCCGCCTTGATGCAGTCGGTTTTATGTGGAAGATCCCCGGAACACGCTGCATCCATCTTGAACAAACGCACCGTTTGATTCAGCTCTTCCGCGCCATTACGGACGCTGTGGCACCGGGTACGGTGATTATCACTGAGACCAATGTCCCGCATAACGACAACGTTTCTTACTTTGGTGACGGCAAGAATGAAGCGCAGATGGTGTATCAGTTCTCGTTACCACCGCTGGTTCTGCATGCCGTTCATCGTCAGGATGTCCGGGCACTTTGTCAATGGGCCTCATCGCTGGAACTGCCGTCAAAGCAAACCACCTGGTTTAACTTTTTGGCTTCGCACGACGGGATTGGACTTAATCCGTTACGCGGAATTTTACCGGAATCGGAAATTCTGTCGCTGGTAGAAACACTCCAGCAGGAAGGCGCGCTGGTTAACTGGAAAAATAACCCTGACGGAACGCGCAGCCCGTATGAAATCAATGTGACTTACCTCGATGCATTAAGTTATCAGGACTGTGAGGATAGTCTGCGCATAGCCCGTTTTATATTGGCTCATGCCGTACTGTTGAGTTTTCCGGGTGTGCCTGCAATCTATATTCAGAGCATCATTGGCTCCCGCAATGATTACAATGGGGTGGAGCGGTTAGGGTATAACAGGGCAATAAACCGTAAGAAATACTGTGCCGGAGAAATTGACGGCGAGCTTGAAGATAAAAACGGCCTGCGTAATAAGGTTTATTGCCAGTTAAGCGCATTAATAGCATTACGACGACAAGAGAAAGCATTCCATCCAGACAGTGAGGCATTCTTCGAAACCTCAGGTGAACATGTTTTTAAAATAGTTCGCATTGCCGATAACGGCGAGCGAATTACAGCACTCTTTAATTTCAGTAATGATATTCAACACCTCCCTTCAAATAGTCAGTCAGGAAAAGATTTAATAACCGGGATCAATATTAACGATACGACGTTGACCCTAAATCCATGGCAGGTTATGTGGATTAAAGAAAACTAA